From a region of the Clupea harengus chromosome 9, Ch_v2.0.2, whole genome shotgun sequence genome:
- the LOC105903183 gene encoding stomatin-like isoform X2, producing the protein MCIKIVAEYERAVIFRFGRIVHAKPKGPGIFFALPFVDSFVCVDLRTISFDIPPQEILTKDSVTVSVDGVVFYRVTCPITSVKVVENAQGATQLLAQTTLRNVLGTKSLSELLSDRIGISQSMQEALDGPTDAWGIKVERVEIKDVKLPHQLQRAMAAEAEATREARAKVIAAEGEMNASRALKEASLIIAESPSALQLRYLQTLTTIAAEKNSTIIFPLPIDLMQQFVRKN; encoded by the exons ATGTGCATCAAG ATAGTTGCAGAGTATGAACGAGCCGTCATTTTCCGATTTGGTCGGATTGTACACGCAAAACCAAAAGGACCAG GTATTTTCTTTGCGCTACCCTTCGTagattcatttgtgtgtgtggacttgagAACAATCTCCTTTGACATCCCACCCCAAGAG ATTCTGACTAAAGACTCAGTTACTGTGTCCGTGGACGGAGTGGTTTTCTACCGTGTGACCTGCCCTATTACTTCTGTGAAAGTAGTCGAAAATGCACAAGGAGCAACTCAACTCCTGGCGCAAACCACTCTGAGGAACGTACTGGGCACCAAGAGCCTTTCAGAGCTTCTGTCAGACAGGATTGGCATCTCGCAAAGCATGCAA GAGGCTCTTGATGGACCTACAGATGCATGGGGCATAAAGGTAGAGCGTGTGGAGATTAAGGACGTGAAGCTTCCCCATCAGTTGCAGAGGGCTATGGCTGCTGAGGCAGAGGCCACGCGGGAGGCCAGAGCTAAG GTGATTGCTGCTGAGGGGGAGATGAATGCCTCTCGGGCGCTAAAGGAGGCATCACTCATCATCGCTGAGTCTCCATCTGCTCTTCAGCTGCGCTACCTGCAGACCCTCACCACCATTGCAGCTGAGAAGAACTCCACCATCATCTTTCCTCTACCCATTGATTTGATGCAGCAGTTTGTGCGTAAAAATTGA
- the LOC105903183 gene encoding stomatin-like isoform X1 translates to MAEKVASRPSQAEKISRHGDETVGLGIIGWILLVISLVFSLCTLPLSLFMCIKIVAEYERAVIFRFGRIVHAKPKGPGIFFALPFVDSFVCVDLRTISFDIPPQEILTKDSVTVSVDGVVFYRVTCPITSVKVVENAQGATQLLAQTTLRNVLGTKSLSELLSDRIGISQSMQEALDGPTDAWGIKVERVEIKDVKLPHQLQRAMAAEAEATREARAKVIAAEGEMNASRALKEASLIIAESPSALQLRYLQTLTTIAAEKNSTIIFPLPIDLMQQFVRKN, encoded by the exons ATGGCAGAAAAAGTAGCGAGCCGGCCAAGTCAAGCAGAGAAAATCAGCCGACATG GTGATGAGACGGTTGGTTTGGGCATAATAGGCTGGATATTGCTTGTTATTTCTCTGGTGTTCTCACTGTGTACTCTGCCTTTGTCCCTATTCATGTGCATCAAG ATAGTTGCAGAGTATGAACGAGCCGTCATTTTCCGATTTGGTCGGATTGTACACGCAAAACCAAAAGGACCAG GTATTTTCTTTGCGCTACCCTTCGTagattcatttgtgtgtgtggacttgagAACAATCTCCTTTGACATCCCACCCCAAGAG ATTCTGACTAAAGACTCAGTTACTGTGTCCGTGGACGGAGTGGTTTTCTACCGTGTGACCTGCCCTATTACTTCTGTGAAAGTAGTCGAAAATGCACAAGGAGCAACTCAACTCCTGGCGCAAACCACTCTGAGGAACGTACTGGGCACCAAGAGCCTTTCAGAGCTTCTGTCAGACAGGATTGGCATCTCGCAAAGCATGCAA GAGGCTCTTGATGGACCTACAGATGCATGGGGCATAAAGGTAGAGCGTGTGGAGATTAAGGACGTGAAGCTTCCCCATCAGTTGCAGAGGGCTATGGCTGCTGAGGCAGAGGCCACGCGGGAGGCCAGAGCTAAG GTGATTGCTGCTGAGGGGGAGATGAATGCCTCTCGGGCGCTAAAGGAGGCATCACTCATCATCGCTGAGTCTCCATCTGCTCTTCAGCTGCGCTACCTGCAGACCCTCACCACCATTGCAGCTGAGAAGAACTCCACCATCATCTTTCCTCTACCCATTGATTTGATGCAGCAGTTTGTGCGTAAAAATTGA
- the LOC105903184 gene encoding solute carrier family 22 member 7-like has product MKFENLLVEVGGFGRHQVMVILLLVIPRITLPFHFLLNNFIAFVPSHHCDISVLEAEGGLENLTPEQRLTVSIPSQEDGELSSCQIFPEPQLHLLNDSSNMTHLPVVQCQGGWVFDNSSFSSTLATEWDLVCDRNGMTKATATIFFIGVMVGAALFGSLSDRYGRKRMLLVSYLSAIFFSVASAFSHNFAMFAVMRFFTGLAITGISIISMVLCVEWVDIDHRTLVGVMISLDWSTGTVLLPAIAYLIKDWRYLVIACTSPLALATVTWWWLPESARWLIANGRLEEAHYYLTRCARANNREQVMMDMKPQGLSTVIMSEDRGKRKYTYLDLVRTPKLRRLAMLTGITWYGVAFTYYGISLNITGFGLNIYLTQMIYGAIELPAKILIYFSLDKLGRRFSQGGTLLATGTCLAVNLFVPFHMTLVRTVVAILGKGFSEASFTCVFLYTTELYPTVLRQNGLGYSSFVARAGVSLAPLVMLLEGVWGPMPQVMFCCVAVTAGLLALLLPETQNVRLPETIEDVEQTRKRSISTSEHWKESESVPIN; this is encoded by the coding sequence ATGAAGTTTGAGAACTTGCTGGTGGAAGTGGGAGGTTTTGGCCGACACCAGGTCATGGTCATCCTTTTGCTTGTCATCCCTCGTATAACTCTTCCCTTCCACTTCCTGCTTAACAACTTCATAGCCTTTGTGCCGTCCCACCATTGTGACATCAGCGTATTGGAAGCTGAAGGAGGTCTGGAGAACCTGACTCCGGAGCAGAGACTGACTGTGAGCATTCCATCACAGGAGGATGGAGAGCTGTCCTCCTGTCAGATCTTCCCCGAACCACAGCTCCACCTCTTAAATGATTCCTCCAACATGACCCACCTCCCTGTGGTTCAGTGtcagggtgggtgggtgttcgACAACAGCTCCTTCTCCAGCACCCTGGCCACAGAATGGGACCTGGTGTGCGACCGGAATGGAATGACCAAAGCTACAGCAACGATTTTCTTCATCGGGGTAATGGTGGGAGCTGCCCTATTCGGCAGCCTGAGCGACAGGTACGGCCGTAAGCGCATGCTGCTGGTGTCCTACCTGTCGGCCATCTTCTTTTCCGTGGCGAGCGCCTTCTCCCACAACTTCGCCATGTTCGCTGTCATGCGCTTCTTCACAGGCCTTGCCATCACAGGCATCAGCATCATCTCCATGGTACTCTGTGTGGAGTGGGTGGACATTGACCATCGCACCCTGGTGGGAGTGATGATCAGCCTGGACTGGTCCACAGGGACCGTGCTGCTCCCGGCCATCGCTTACCTGATCAAGGACTGGAGGTACCTCGTGATCGCATGTACCTCTCCACTAGCTTTGGCCACCGTCACCTGGTGGTGGTTGCCAGAATCGGCCCGATGGCTGATCGCCAATGGAAGGTTGGAGGAGGCTCACTACTACCTGACCAGGTGTGCTCGAGCCAATAACAGAGAGCAGGTCATGATGGACATGAAGCCGCAGGGGCTCTCCACGGTCATCATGTCAGAGGACAGGGGGAAACGGAAATACACCTACTTAGATTTGGTGAGAACACCCAAACTGAGGAGGTTGGCGATGCTCACGGGAATCACCTGGTATGGAGTGGCCTTCACCTACTACGGCATCAGCCTCAACATCACTGGTTTTGGCCTCAACATCTACCTTACCCAGATGATCTATGGAGCCATTGAGCTGCCTGCCAAGATCTTAATCTACTTCAGCCTGGACAAACTCGGCCGCCGGTTCAGCCAGGGGGGCACCCTGCTCGCCACGGGAACCTGCCTGGCGGTTAACCTCTTCGTTCCATTCCACATGACGCTGGTCCGGACAGTGGTGGCCATTCTGGGGAAGGGCTTTTCCGAGGCGTCTTTCACCTGCGTCTTCCTCTACACCACGGAGCTCTACCCGACGGTTCTCCGGCAGAACGGCCTGGGGTATAGCTCATTTGTGGCCCGTGCTGGGGTGTCTTTGGCCCCACTGGTGATGCTCCTGGAGGGAGTGTGGGGGCCCATGCCACAGGTGATGTTCTGCTGCGTGGCGGTGACAGCGGGCCTCCTTGCCCTGCTGCTCCCCGAGACCCAGAACGTGCGGCTGCCCGAGACCATCGAGGATGTGGAGCAGACCAGGAAGAGGTCCATCTCCACCTCCGAGCACTGGAAGGAGTCTGAGAGTGTCCCCATAAACTGA